The proteins below are encoded in one region of Metabacillus dongyingensis:
- a CDS encoding sugar phosphate isomerase/epimerase family protein yields the protein MINKIGMRIPSKMGAGGMESIASWASSNGIDVIDVPYYNEEVKAVLEAKGLEVGSIDGVGAVGQTKLLSENEDSRLEAAEALKNQMTEVSGLGGKVMFMCLVPDDITMPRQKAFEIWKETFPSIVKHAEQQNIYIALEGWPGPAPYYPTLGCTPEMLRAMFNVIPSKHFGINYDPSHLVRLGIDHLRALSEFGERVNYCHGKDTEILHDELYECGVIQATFGSKYDFSEGSWRYTIPGQGDVNWGKVAVRLEKIGYTGPISIELEDHRYWGSLEAERQGIIKAKEHLAIYFK from the coding sequence ATGATCAATAAAATAGGTATGAGAATCCCGTCAAAAATGGGTGCAGGTGGAATGGAGTCCATTGCAAGTTGGGCCTCTAGTAATGGGATCGATGTGATAGATGTACCATATTATAACGAAGAAGTTAAAGCTGTTTTGGAAGCAAAGGGACTTGAAGTCGGCTCGATTGATGGCGTTGGTGCAGTTGGTCAAACAAAGTTATTAAGCGAGAATGAAGATAGTCGATTAGAGGCAGCAGAAGCACTTAAAAATCAAATGACTGAAGTCTCGGGGCTTGGCGGCAAAGTGATGTTTATGTGTCTTGTTCCAGATGATATTACAATGCCGCGTCAGAAAGCTTTTGAGATTTGGAAAGAAACGTTTCCTAGTATTGTAAAGCATGCTGAGCAACAGAATATTTACATAGCATTAGAAGGATGGCCAGGACCTGCACCATATTATCCAACTTTAGGCTGTACACCTGAAATGCTCAGAGCCATGTTCAATGTCATTCCTTCAAAACATTTTGGGATTAACTATGATCCATCCCATCTAGTTAGACTGGGTATCGATCATTTAAGAGCTTTGAGTGAATTTGGAGAAAGAGTCAATTACTGTCATGGGAAAGATACTGAAATTTTACATGATGAGTTATATGAATGCGGTGTCATTCAGGCTACTTTTGGTTCGAAGTATGATTTTTCAGAGGGTTCTTGGCGTTACACAATTCCTGGACAAGGTGATGTAAACTGGGGAAAAGTTGCTGTGCGTTTAGAAAAAATTGGATACACCGGACCAATCAGTATTGAACTTGAAGATCATCGTTATTGGGGTTCTCTAGAGGCAGAGCGTCAAGGAATCATAAAAGCAAAAGAACATCTTGCAATTTATTTTAAATAA
- a CDS encoding carbohydrate ABC transporter permease yields MDLKVKIKLQKVFTHIVLIIASVLFIVPFIWMVSTSLKPLKQVMSFPPEWLPNPFQWSNYLDAIEYIPFFTYLNNTVVITLFSTLGVVLTCPLVAYSFAKLEWKGRNVLFFITIAVMMIPGQVTMIPLFLIFNKIGWVGSPLPLIVPAFFGVPFYIFLLRQFFLGLPDMLRDAAKIDGASEFRIYWQIMLPLAKPAVLAVGLFQFMASWTDFIGPLLYLTDETQYTLSLGLQQFQTQMGTEWGLMMAVSTMMTVPMIILFFFLQKTFIQGITFSGIK; encoded by the coding sequence ATGGATCTGAAAGTTAAAATTAAACTACAGAAAGTCTTCACGCACATTGTTTTAATTATCGCATCAGTTCTCTTCATTGTTCCATTTATATGGATGGTATCAACATCATTAAAACCTTTAAAACAAGTAATGTCCTTTCCGCCGGAATGGCTTCCAAACCCATTTCAGTGGTCGAATTATCTAGATGCAATTGAGTATATACCGTTTTTTACCTATCTAAATAATACAGTTGTTATTACTCTTTTCAGTACACTTGGTGTTGTCCTTACTTGTCCTCTTGTAGCATACAGCTTTGCGAAATTGGAATGGAAAGGGCGTAACGTTTTATTTTTCATAACCATTGCAGTCATGATGATTCCAGGTCAGGTAACAATGATTCCATTATTTTTAATATTTAACAAGATTGGATGGGTAGGATCACCTTTACCTTTAATTGTACCTGCGTTCTTTGGTGTACCATTTTACATCTTCTTATTACGTCAGTTCTTCTTAGGATTACCAGATATGTTACGGGATGCGGCCAAAATAGATGGAGCAAGCGAGTTTCGAATTTATTGGCAAATTATGCTTCCGTTAGCAAAACCGGCAGTTCTTGCAGTTGGATTATTCCAGTTTATGGCTAGCTGGACAGATTTTATTGGCCCATTACTCTACTTAACAGACGAAACTCAATATACCTTGTCATTAGGACTCCAGCAATTCCAAACTCAAATGGGTACTGAGTGGGGCTTAATGATGGCGGTATCCACAATGATGACAGTACCAATGATCATATTGTTCTTCTTCTTACAAAAAACATTTATTCAAGGTATTACATTTAGTGGAATTAAATAG
- a CDS encoding Gfo/Idh/MocA family protein: MSNTINIGIIGSGGIATAHARAYKEIPNVKIVAVADVIPGKANLFIEQLELKDAKGFDDHLELLNMDIDGVSVCTPNVAHHNTSIDALYAGKHVLVEKPMAVTLEQAIEMVDASRKTSKMLSVGFQPRYDPNMQAVKEIVQSGQLGNVYYVEIGGGRRRGMPGGTFINKQLAGAGAMADIGCYSLDLALNALGYPKPLTVSAYTSNYFGTNSAYHSESEKFEVEDFGVAMIRLEGGIVLNFKISWAMHMDSLGPTLFLGTNAGLKLTPAGSGPWSGVWDGGIGSMSLFHDIKGHHVESTIPVKDHQLNIFNEKVRDFVGSIKDGTSAPIPGDQIVINQAIIDGILRSSEQGREVSVELPQLV; encoded by the coding sequence ATGTCCAATACAATTAACATTGGAATTATTGGAAGCGGGGGAATTGCAACTGCACACGCTAGAGCCTATAAGGAAATACCTAATGTCAAAATTGTAGCTGTTGCTGATGTGATTCCTGGTAAGGCCAATCTATTCATCGAACAGTTGGAACTAAAAGATGCCAAAGGGTTTGATGATCATCTTGAGCTGCTAAATATGGATATAGACGGTGTCAGTGTATGTACACCAAATGTTGCTCACCATAACACGAGTATTGATGCATTATATGCCGGAAAACATGTGTTAGTTGAGAAGCCAATGGCTGTTACGCTGGAACAAGCGATTGAAATGGTTGATGCATCCCGTAAGACCAGTAAAATGCTATCAGTTGGTTTCCAGCCAAGATATGATCCGAATATGCAAGCGGTAAAGGAAATCGTACAGTCTGGCCAGTTAGGAAATGTCTATTATGTTGAAATTGGTGGTGGAAGACGGCGTGGAATGCCCGGGGGTACCTTTATTAATAAACAATTAGCTGGTGCAGGTGCTATGGCAGACATTGGCTGTTATTCCTTGGATTTGGCTCTGAATGCTCTTGGTTATCCTAAGCCATTAACGGTTTCCGCCTACACGTCCAATTATTTTGGAACGAATTCTGCTTATCATAGTGAATCAGAAAAGTTTGAAGTTGAAGATTTTGGTGTGGCAATGATTCGTTTGGAGGGAGGAATCGTTTTAAACTTTAAAATATCATGGGCGATGCATATGGATTCCCTTGGACCAACTTTATTCCTTGGAACAAATGCTGGCTTAAAGTTAACACCAGCTGGAAGTGGTCCATGGAGCGGTGTGTGGGATGGTGGAATCGGATCGATGAGCTTATTCCATGACATAAAGGGCCATCATGTTGAGTCAACCATTCCAGTTAAAGATCATCAACTAAATATATTTAATGAGAAGGTTCGAGATTTCGTCGGTTCTATTAAAGATGGTACTTCTGCGCCTATCCCAGGTGATCAAATTGTCATTAATCAAGCGATTATAGATGGTATTTTACGATCATCAGAGCAAGGAAGAGAAGTTAGCGTGGAGTTACCGCAATTAGTATAG
- a CDS encoding TetR/AcrR family transcriptional regulator, with translation MKSNEIKQAALKYFTIHGYEGASLSLIAEEVGMKKQSIYAHFKGKDDLFLKVLRDAKETELSSKLHYFSKVDSKNPEKDLYGFLQLVIDLFQKNEQLKFWLRMSFFPPAHLEKAIEQEVIDIEEKVQTILEKKFQDWINAKLIIGDAAITPTFAFLGVVDSLMLELVYGNDEKRLKDKLAASWTVFWRGISLQ, from the coding sequence TTGAAAAGCAATGAAATTAAGCAGGCAGCTCTAAAATATTTCACAATTCATGGTTATGAAGGAGCATCCCTTTCTCTGATAGCTGAAGAAGTCGGCATGAAAAAGCAATCCATTTACGCCCATTTCAAAGGAAAAGATGATCTTTTTCTGAAAGTTTTACGTGATGCGAAAGAGACAGAGCTATCTTCGAAACTTCACTATTTTAGTAAAGTTGATTCAAAAAATCCTGAAAAAGATTTGTACGGATTTCTACAATTGGTCATCGATCTTTTCCAAAAAAATGAACAATTAAAGTTTTGGCTGCGTATGTCTTTTTTTCCGCCAGCCCATCTTGAAAAAGCAATCGAACAGGAAGTTATAGATATCGAGGAAAAGGTGCAGACGATACTGGAAAAAAAATTTCAGGATTGGATCAATGCTAAATTAATCATCGGAGATGCAGCAATAACACCCACCTTTGCTTTCTTAGGAGTAGTCGATTCCCTAATGCTGGAACTTGTATACGGCAATGATGAAAAACGGCTGAAAGATAAATTAGCCGCTTCTTGGACAGTATTTTGGAGAGGTATTTCACTTCAATGA
- a CDS encoding MATE family efflux transporter — MQLIKQILRLALPSIATFSSMTFTGLLVLMIVGGLGPAAIAVVGISNILMYNLWALFSGNQGSINYLVAQNFGSNNMRLGNQRMQIALIGTALQAVILFIASFTLPYFILQLMGANETILSLGAPHVQVRMVALMFTIFNTVFFAYLRATGDTRTPMTISLINSALVVILTYVLVYGRFGFPNLGLQGAAWSMVGAEGIAFLLNLMVYFGLSNKLYDTRKWVPIEFQQIRLLLSESVKLSITEMSNSIGLLVFTSCITRLGTTAIAANEIALNILSFGYMPANGFGAASTIGIGQEIGKGRPAEAKRFGLVTVYLGLGFMFLFSIFLFIFALPVAKLYTSESEVYLTAISLIHLAAFIQLFSGASIIFGGGLRGAGDTTYLSRMSFFLNWVLFIPSTILLTLVYDFGQTGAWVAFSSVIVLTSIANSWRYLSFNWKSVKMKSINVTRSKSVSISSD; from the coding sequence ATGCAATTAATTAAGCAAATTCTTCGTTTGGCCCTTCCATCAATTGCAACCTTTTCATCGATGACGTTTACAGGTTTACTCGTGTTAATGATTGTTGGAGGATTAGGACCCGCAGCAATTGCGGTGGTGGGAATTTCAAACATTTTAATGTACAATTTGTGGGCCCTATTTTCAGGGAACCAAGGATCCATCAATTATTTGGTTGCTCAAAACTTCGGTTCAAACAATATGAGATTGGGTAATCAACGCATGCAAATTGCGTTGATAGGAACAGCCTTACAAGCTGTGATTTTATTTATTGCAAGCTTTACCCTTCCTTATTTTATTTTGCAACTCATGGGAGCGAATGAAACGATACTAAGCCTTGGAGCCCCTCATGTTCAAGTGCGCATGGTAGCTTTAATGTTTACCATTTTTAACACGGTATTTTTTGCATATTTGCGAGCAACGGGTGATACACGCACACCGATGACTATCTCGTTGATTAACAGTGCATTGGTCGTCATCTTGACCTATGTTCTGGTCTATGGGAGGTTTGGCTTTCCGAATTTGGGATTGCAAGGTGCAGCCTGGAGTATGGTTGGGGCAGAAGGGATTGCATTTTTGTTGAATCTGATGGTGTATTTCGGTTTGTCAAACAAATTGTATGACACCCGTAAGTGGGTGCCGATTGAATTTCAACAAATTCGGTTGCTCCTGTCTGAAAGTGTGAAACTTAGTATCACGGAAATGTCCAACAGTATAGGGTTGTTAGTATTTACAAGTTGTATCACACGGCTGGGAACCACAGCAATTGCTGCCAATGAAATTGCTTTAAATATCCTTTCATTTGGATATATGCCAGCCAATGGATTTGGAGCCGCGTCAACCATCGGAATTGGCCAAGAGATAGGTAAGGGGAGGCCGGCGGAAGCCAAACGATTTGGATTGGTCACAGTGTATCTTGGACTGGGATTCATGTTTTTGTTTTCGATCTTTTTGTTTATTTTTGCCTTACCAGTGGCGAAACTGTATACATCAGAATCTGAGGTTTATTTGACTGCTATTTCCTTGATTCATTTAGCTGCATTTATTCAATTATTTAGCGGAGCAAGTATTATTTTTGGAGGAGGGCTGAGAGGCGCTGGCGATACAACGTATTTGTCAAGGATGTCATTTTTTCTCAACTGGGTCTTGTTTATTCCTAGCACGATTTTGTTAACTCTCGTGTATGACTTCGGACAGACCGGGGCATGGGTGGCCTTTAGCAGTGTAATTGTCTTAACAAGCATCGCTAACAGCTGGCGCTATCTATCCTTCAATTGGAAATCTGTGAAAATGAAATCAATCAATGTAACTCGGTCCAAATCGGTCAGTATTTCATCTGATTAA
- a CDS encoding MFS transporter produces MKKPIKKQKAVLIILLSNIFIAFLGIGLIIPVMPSFMNIMHLSGSTMGYLVAVFAVAQLLMSPFAGRWVDRYGRKKIIIFGLFLFGVSELIFGVGTNVSVLYISRILGGISAAFIMPGVTAYIADITSVQERAKAMGYISAAISTGFIIGPGIGGFIAEYGVRLPFFFAAAIAFLACFSSIFILKEPLTKEQLAEISAKTKQTNFISDFKRSLNPHYFIAFIIVFVLAFGLSAYETVFSLFSDHKFGFTPKDLAVIITISSIFGVVVQVFMFGKMVDILGEKKMIQLCLIIGAILSVASTVVSNFLGVLLVTCLIFLAFDLLRPALTTFLSKAGGKEQGFVAGMNSAYTSLGNIVGPAMGGILFDVNIHYPYLFAAVILIIGLGITVMWKEKQLAESFAE; encoded by the coding sequence ATGAAGAAACCAATAAAAAAACAAAAAGCAGTATTAATTATTCTTCTAAGCAATATATTCATTGCATTTCTGGGAATTGGACTTATCATACCCGTTATGCCATCTTTTATGAATATCATGCATTTATCAGGAAGTACGATGGGTTATCTTGTTGCCGTATTTGCGGTAGCTCAACTGCTTATGTCACCATTCGCAGGTCGTTGGGTTGACCGTTACGGCAGAAAGAAAATAATCATATTCGGCTTATTCCTTTTTGGTGTTTCAGAACTTATCTTTGGTGTAGGCACGAACGTATCGGTTCTTTATATATCAAGGATTCTAGGGGGAATTAGTGCCGCCTTTATTATGCCAGGTGTTACAGCATATATTGCAGATATTACATCCGTTCAGGAACGGGCAAAAGCGATGGGCTATATTTCTGCCGCCATTAGCACTGGATTTATTATAGGCCCTGGTATCGGTGGATTTATTGCAGAATATGGTGTACGCTTGCCCTTCTTCTTTGCAGCAGCCATTGCTTTTTTAGCATGCTTTTCATCGATATTTATTTTAAAAGAGCCGCTAACAAAGGAACAGCTTGCAGAAATTTCTGCTAAAACAAAGCAAACAAACTTTATAAGCGATTTTAAAAGATCACTTAATCCACATTACTTTATTGCATTTATCATTGTATTTGTACTTGCTTTCGGTTTATCAGCATATGAAACTGTTTTTAGCCTATTTTCTGATCATAAGTTCGGCTTTACGCCTAAGGACCTTGCCGTTATTATCACAATAAGCTCAATCTTTGGAGTTGTTGTGCAAGTATTTATGTTTGGAAAAATGGTAGATATACTCGGTGAAAAGAAAATGATCCAATTATGTTTAATTATAGGTGCAATATTGTCGGTGGCGTCCACCGTTGTATCTAACTTTTTGGGTGTACTATTGGTAACTTGCCTCATCTTCCTCGCATTTGACTTGCTTCGTCCGGCATTGACAACATTTTTATCAAAAGCTGGCGGGAAAGAGCAAGGATTTGTTGCAGGGATGAACTCAGCTTATACAAGCTTAGGAAATATAGTTGGGCCAGCCATGGGCGGCATATTATTTGACGTAAACATCCACTATCCTTATCTTTTCGCAGCTGTCATTTTGATTATTGGCCTTGGTATTACAGTCATGTGGAAAGAAAAGCAATTGGCTGAAAGCTTTGCGGAATAA
- a CDS encoding Gfo/Idh/MocA family protein, with protein sequence MESVKIGIVGTGGISHIHGKQLGELKNARIVAIADPNIGNRDTFIKSFNLDSIAQFDDHLDMLENIPMDAVLICSPHTLHYKQAMDAINHNCHVLIEKPMACSLEEAEHLIEIAKKANRVLQVSYQRHFEPAFLYIREAISSGTIGNLTSVTASLYQDWKHLTTGTWRQYPSLSGGGMLMDSGSHIVDVLLWTTGLKPIEVESKIEQHHTPVEQDSFTSIRFENNVVAGLNIVGNAPCWHETYVFCGENGAIFFDNGKIVLRLNGKEPVIPELPQQTTNSDKSFIDAILGHHNVMVPGDFAKEVVKLTERIYQSAGYKSITSIQ encoded by the coding sequence ATGGAAAGTGTTAAAATCGGTATTGTTGGTACAGGGGGTATATCACATATACATGGTAAACAGTTGGGAGAATTAAAGAACGCTAGGATTGTTGCGATTGCCGACCCAAATATAGGTAACAGAGATACGTTTATTAAGAGTTTTAACCTTGATAGTATTGCACAGTTTGATGATCATCTTGACATGTTGGAGAACATTCCAATGGATGCAGTTCTTATTTGTTCACCACACACCCTTCATTATAAACAAGCGATGGATGCAATTAACCATAATTGTCATGTTCTGATTGAAAAACCAATGGCTTGTTCGCTAGAAGAAGCAGAACATCTTATTGAAATAGCAAAAAAGGCAAACAGAGTTCTGCAAGTTTCATACCAAAGACATTTTGAACCAGCATTTCTTTATATTCGTGAAGCAATCTCAAGCGGCACAATCGGAAATCTCACATCGGTAACAGCTTCTCTATATCAGGATTGGAAACATCTAACCACTGGTACCTGGCGGCAATATCCATCGTTATCTGGTGGAGGAATGCTAATGGATTCTGGCAGTCATATTGTAGACGTACTTTTATGGACGACAGGATTAAAACCGATCGAAGTTGAATCAAAAATCGAACAGCATCATACTCCAGTAGAACAGGATTCATTTACATCGATTCGTTTTGAAAATAATGTAGTTGCAGGCCTGAATATTGTTGGGAATGCCCCATGCTGGCATGAAACATATGTTTTTTGTGGGGAAAATGGAGCGATTTTTTTTGACAACGGTAAGATTGTTCTTCGTCTGAATGGTAAAGAACCCGTCATACCTGAGCTTCCTCAGCAGACGACTAATTCGGATAAAAGTTTTATCGATGCGATCCTTGGTCATCACAATGTTATGGTACCTGGAGACTTCGCAAAAGAAGTGGTAAAGCTCACGGAGAGAATTTATCAATCAGCAGGATATAAGTCAATTACATCCATTCAATAA
- a CDS encoding Gfo/Idh/MocA family protein translates to MSRSVKVAIIGCGGIANGKHMPSLSKLKNVELVAFCDVLVDRAEKAAAEYGYENAKVYDDYQELLKDESIEVVHVLTPNDSHAEITVAALDSGKHVMCEKPMAKTTAEARLMLEAAERSGKKLTIGYNNRFRPDSQHLHKVCERGDLGEVYYAKAHAIRRRAVPTWGVFLDEEKQGGGPLIDIGTHALDLTLWMMNNYKPKSVMGTTYHKLSQKKDAANAWGPWDPEKFTVEDSAFGFITMENGATIVLESSWALNSLDVDEAKCSLSGTEGGADMKDGLRINREDFGELYTTNVELGSDGVAFYDGKSETDADLEARLWIDNIINDTEPVVKPEQAFVVTQILEAIYESAKTGKAVYFEEQSSLVSNK, encoded by the coding sequence ATGTCTAGAAGTGTAAAAGTAGCGATTATCGGTTGTGGTGGTATTGCAAATGGGAAACATATGCCAAGCTTATCAAAACTAAAAAATGTTGAATTGGTCGCATTTTGTGATGTACTGGTTGATCGAGCTGAAAAAGCAGCAGCTGAGTACGGATATGAAAATGCCAAGGTTTATGACGATTATCAAGAGTTACTTAAGGATGAGTCAATCGAGGTGGTTCACGTACTTACGCCGAATGATTCCCATGCTGAGATCACTGTTGCTGCCCTTGATTCAGGGAAACATGTTATGTGTGAAAAACCAATGGCGAAAACGACAGCTGAAGCCCGTCTTATGTTGGAGGCAGCTGAACGATCTGGTAAAAAACTAACAATTGGATACAACAATCGTTTCCGTCCGGACAGCCAGCATTTACATAAGGTATGTGAACGAGGAGATCTGGGGGAGGTTTATTATGCGAAAGCACATGCCATTCGCCGTCGCGCCGTACCTACTTGGGGAGTTTTTCTTGATGAAGAAAAGCAAGGTGGCGGTCCATTAATTGATATTGGTACACATGCTCTTGATTTAACATTATGGATGATGAACAACTATAAGCCAAAATCGGTTATGGGTACGACTTATCATAAATTAAGTCAGAAGAAAGATGCGGCTAATGCTTGGGGACCGTGGGATCCTGAAAAGTTCACAGTTGAAGATTCTGCGTTTGGTTTTATCACAATGGAAAATGGTGCAACAATTGTTTTAGAATCGAGTTGGGCATTGAACTCTTTAGATGTCGATGAAGCGAAATGTTCACTGAGTGGAACAGAAGGTGGAGCAGATATGAAGGATGGCCTCAGAATAAACCGGGAAGACTTCGGTGAACTTTACACGACAAATGTTGAACTGGGTTCAGATGGAGTGGCATTTTACGATGGAAAATCAGAAACAGATGCTGACCTAGAAGCTCGCCTATGGATTGATAATATCATCAATGATACAGAACCTGTAGTAAAACCAGAACAAGCATTTGTCGTTACACAAATCTTAGAAGCAATCTATGAATCTGCAAAAACTGGGAAAGCTGTTTATTTTGAAGAACAATCAAGTCTTGTATCTAATAAGTAA
- a CDS encoding carbohydrate ABC transporter permease, producing MAEVTKSTRVQQSVVVKRKKLSTKSNLQGWLFASPWIIGLLVFFAFPLIASIYFSFTTYSILKPGEFVGFQNYQDLFKDDLFWKSIYNTIYFTIFFVPLSIIFGVGLAMMLNMKIKGMAIYRTIFFLPTLVPHVALAVLWMWLLNPGFGLVNGMLEMIGLQGPNWLGSEIWSKPSLILMSLWGIGQAVIIYLAGLGDIPEELYEAAEVDGASWWQKTRHVTLPLLTPVIFFNLVMGAIGAFQQFTLPYTMTQGQGTPANSLTFYVMHLYDNAFKFFQMGYASAMAWILFVIIMALTTVIFMTSNRWVHYQGK from the coding sequence ATGGCGGAAGTAACTAAAAGTACTCGTGTTCAACAATCAGTAGTTGTGAAGCGAAAGAAGTTATCTACAAAATCAAATCTTCAAGGATGGCTTTTTGCGTCACCATGGATTATAGGTTTGTTAGTGTTTTTTGCTTTTCCGCTTATAGCTTCGATTTATTTTAGTTTCACAACATATAGTATTCTAAAACCAGGGGAATTCGTTGGTTTTCAAAATTACCAAGATCTTTTTAAAGATGACTTATTCTGGAAATCTATTTACAATACAATTTATTTTACAATCTTTTTTGTCCCCTTAAGCATTATATTCGGGGTTGGTCTAGCGATGATGTTGAATATGAAGATAAAAGGAATGGCAATTTATCGTACGATTTTCTTTTTACCTACGCTTGTACCACACGTTGCTTTAGCAGTTCTATGGATGTGGCTATTAAATCCTGGTTTTGGTCTTGTAAATGGGATGCTTGAAATGATTGGATTACAGGGGCCGAACTGGCTCGGAAGTGAAATATGGTCTAAACCGTCACTTATTTTGATGTCTCTTTGGGGAATTGGTCAGGCAGTAATCATTTATCTAGCTGGACTTGGTGATATTCCAGAGGAACTTTATGAAGCAGCTGAAGTCGATGGTGCCAGTTGGTGGCAAAAAACACGCCATGTAACATTGCCGTTACTTACTCCTGTTATTTTCTTTAACCTGGTAATGGGAGCTATTGGAGCATTTCAACAGTTTACATTACCGTACACTATGACCCAAGGTCAGGGGACTCCAGCAAACTCCTTAACTTTTTACGTAATGCACTTATACGATAATGCGTTTAAGTTTTTCCAAATGGGGTACGCTTCAGCGATGGCTTGGATACTTTTTGTCATTATTATGGCCCTAACTACAGTAATCTTTATGACTTCAAATCGTTGGGTTCACTATCAAGGAAAGTAG
- a CDS encoding sensor histidine kinase has product MSIKIRFLLSYIGVIVVSIILCLAAGFLMLFTVTGDANSVEHLFKKTYIQKPLTTEEESTFLDLKLLAKKDPNTLLNTNELQNIKQVGIDIVVRKGGEIVYSTDEQNREKLQRFLPEFEEININTRDTIRIDDRFYTYVKFDFYFEDGEQGSIFVLRKASSVAELTRELFPLLLILLVILFVLIIGLLNYLVSRSIIKPVSFLKQAADRIKSGDLDFKVTPASNDEVGQLHLAFEEMRIRLKESTELQIKYEENRKELLSNISHDLKTPITSIIGYVEGVRDGVANTPEKTAKYLSTISLKARDLDSLIDELFLFSKLDLKREPFFFEKVDLVPFIKDISEEVQFDLQPHGIQLDAAIIAPSLIVTADREKIKRVMMNIIQNSVKFLDKDEKKIAISLQENNEDVMVIITDNGQGIDPEALPFVFDRFYRSELSRNTATGGSGLGLSIAKQIIHAHGGTIEADSNLGEGTSVYFTLKKGDHRETHFAD; this is encoded by the coding sequence ATGTCGATTAAAATAAGATTTCTTCTGTCTTATATAGGCGTTATCGTTGTCTCAATCATCTTATGTCTTGCAGCCGGTTTTTTGATGCTTTTTACAGTCACAGGAGACGCAAATTCGGTTGAGCACTTATTTAAGAAAACCTATATTCAAAAGCCTCTGACAACAGAGGAGGAAAGCACCTTTTTAGATCTTAAATTACTTGCAAAGAAAGATCCCAATACACTTTTAAATACAAATGAACTTCAAAACATTAAACAAGTCGGGATTGATATTGTCGTAAGGAAAGGCGGAGAAATCGTCTATTCAACTGACGAGCAGAATCGAGAAAAACTACAGCGTTTTCTGCCTGAATTTGAAGAAATCAATATAAACACCCGCGATACAATACGGATTGATGATAGGTTCTACACGTATGTGAAGTTTGATTTTTATTTTGAAGATGGTGAGCAGGGCAGCATCTTCGTCTTACGAAAAGCAAGTTCAGTAGCGGAACTGACACGTGAGCTATTTCCGTTATTATTAATTTTATTGGTAATTTTGTTTGTATTGATCATTGGTCTTCTGAACTATCTGGTTTCCAGAAGCATTATTAAGCCGGTCTCCTTTTTAAAACAAGCAGCGGACCGCATCAAATCAGGAGATCTCGACTTCAAAGTCACACCAGCTTCTAATGACGAAGTGGGTCAGCTTCACCTGGCTTTTGAAGAGATGAGGATTCGGCTAAAGGAATCTACAGAACTTCAGATAAAATACGAAGAAAACCGAAAAGAGCTGCTGTCTAACATCTCGCACGATTTAAAGACGCCTATCACATCCATCATCGGTTATGTAGAAGGGGTACGGGACGGTGTTGCCAACACGCCAGAGAAAACAGCAAAGTATTTATCAACTATATCTTTAAAAGCGCGGGATTTGGACTCTCTAATCGATGAGCTCTTCCTGTTCTCAAAGCTAGACCTCAAAAGGGAGCCGTTCTTTTTTGAAAAAGTGGATCTTGTTCCGTTTATTAAAGATATATCGGAAGAAGTTCAATTCGATTTGCAGCCGCATGGCATCCAACTGGACGCTGCAATAATAGCTCCATCACTTATTGTGACGGCCGACCGTGAAAAAATAAAACGGGTTATGATGAACATAATTCAGAACAGTGTAAAGTTTTTAGATAAAGATGAGAAGAAAATTGCTATTAGTCTACAAGAAAACAATGAAGATGTTATGGTTATCATCACAGATAACGGACAAGGCATTGACCCCGAAGCACTTCCGTTTGTGTTTGACCGCTTTTACCGGTCTGAACTTTCACGGAACACGGCAACAGGTGGAAGCGGACTTGGACTTTCCATCGCGAAACAAATTATACATGCACACGGGGGAACAATTGAAGCAGACAGCAATCTTGGAGAAGGTACATCTGTATACTTTACGTTAAAAAAGGGGGATCACCGTGAAACGCATTTTGCTGATTGA